A stretch of the Sulfurospirillum sp. UCH001 genome encodes the following:
- a CDS encoding methyl-accepting chemotaxis protein, giving the protein MSFKAKIILTISVLMFLSLSIFSMVSYMDTKKNSIIQIENSLKMASRALTDYIDVWSAGKKSGMESSARTLSDISTMDEAEVRAKLQETTKTLGGFDTTVGLETGKAITGTGTPLPAGYDPRVRGWYKTVKASGKVGVTDAYVDATTNKLIVSFMAPIIKNGTFLGAVVMDIALDTLVKATADVNFNGGYGVLFDTKQVIIAHPNKDLLGKELPSILPELSKKLEGKKDGLIEYTYNNDQKVFAFKVSSETGWTPSITFDKDVAYSFLSAQMKQLILVGFVMLILSIGVMIVLIKALLKPLDNLNGVVQELSSSEGDLRQRLSVASNDEFAQVSRNINKFIEKLHEIVKKSKTISNENASISEELSRTASEVVRNVDTESKIVESTKEEGIALVKSIETSVVKAKDSQKALSATQKDISDVKAKVEQLEYTMQATAAKEQNLAERLNTVSHNANEVKDVLNIIRDIADQTNLLALNAAIEAARAGEHGRGFAVVADEVRKLAERTQKSLVEIDATINVVVQSIMDANTDIAANAGEVNALASISIELQDGMNSVETIIHKTIDESHHTVNDFIDTASKIKKIVDEIEKINTISKENVGSIDNVSQASEHLHVMTENLNNELGKFKS; this is encoded by the coding sequence ATGTCATTTAAAGCCAAGATTATCCTAACCATCTCCGTATTGATGTTTTTAAGTTTGAGTATCTTTAGCATGGTAAGCTATATGGATACGAAAAAGAACAGCATTATCCAAATTGAAAATAGTTTGAAAATGGCATCGCGGGCATTGACAGATTATATTGATGTTTGGTCTGCAGGTAAAAAAAGCGGTATGGAAAGTTCTGCAAGAACATTGAGCGATATATCGACGATGGATGAAGCAGAAGTTCGTGCAAAACTTCAAGAGACAACCAAAACCTTGGGCGGTTTTGATACAACAGTAGGTTTAGAAACAGGAAAAGCGATTACCGGCACAGGCACACCACTCCCTGCTGGGTATGACCCAAGGGTTAGAGGCTGGTATAAGACGGTTAAGGCTTCTGGAAAAGTGGGCGTAACGGATGCGTATGTCGATGCTACCACCAATAAACTTATCGTCTCTTTTATGGCGCCAATTATTAAAAATGGAACATTTTTAGGAGCCGTTGTTATGGACATTGCTCTTGATACCTTAGTGAAAGCAACTGCAGATGTTAACTTTAATGGTGGGTATGGCGTACTGTTTGATACAAAACAAGTGATTATTGCGCACCCAAATAAAGATTTGTTGGGTAAAGAGTTACCTTCTATCTTGCCGGAGCTTAGTAAAAAACTAGAAGGCAAAAAAGATGGATTGATTGAATATACATACAATAACGATCAAAAAGTATTTGCTTTCAAAGTTTCATCTGAGACAGGTTGGACGCCAAGCATTACCTTTGATAAAGATGTCGCCTATAGCTTTTTATCCGCACAAATGAAACAACTCATCCTTGTAGGTTTTGTAATGCTTATTCTCTCCATCGGAGTGATGATTGTGCTAATTAAAGCTCTACTCAAACCACTGGATAACCTCAATGGTGTAGTACAAGAGCTCTCAAGTAGTGAAGGTGATCTTAGACAAAGACTTTCTGTTGCTTCCAATGATGAATTTGCTCAAGTGTCACGTAACATTAATAAATTCATTGAAAAGCTTCATGAGATTGTGAAAAAGTCTAAAACGATTAGTAATGAAAATGCCTCTATCTCAGAAGAACTCTCACGTACCGCATCAGAAGTCGTACGTAATGTAGACACAGAGTCTAAAATCGTTGAGAGTACAAAAGAAGAAGGTATTGCATTAGTTAAAAGTATTGAAACCTCTGTTGTAAAAGCCAAAGATTCTCAAAAAGCACTCAGTGCTACTCAAAAAGATATCTCTGATGTAAAAGCTAAAGTAGAACAACTCGAATACACCATGCAAGCCACAGCTGCAAAAGAGCAAAACTTGGCTGAACGTCTTAATACAGTAAGCCATAATGCCAATGAAGTCAAAGATGTTCTAAACATCATTAGAGATATTGCCGATCAAACCAACCTTTTAGCCCTCAATGCAGCGATTGAAGCTGCAAGGGCAGGAGAGCATGGACGTGGTTTTGCCGTGGTTGCCGATGAAGTACGAAAGTTGGCTGAGAGAACACAAAAAAGCTTGGTTGAGATTGATGCAACCATCAATGTGGTGGTTCAATCCATTATGGATGCCAATACTGATATTGCTGCCAATGCAGGAGAAGTCAATGCATTAGCATCTATCTCTATAGAACTTCAAGATGGTATGAACAGTGTCGAAACCATTATTCATAAAACCATTGATGAATCACACCATACAGTTAATGACTTTATCGATACCGCTTCTAAAATCAAAAAGATTGTGGATGAGATCGAGAAGATCAATACCATCTCTAAAGAGAATGTTGGAAGTATCGATAATGTCTCTCAAGCCTCTGAACACCTTCATGTGATGACTGAAAACCTTAACAACGAACTGGGTAAGTTTAAGTCGTAA
- the thiE gene encoding thiamine phosphate synthase gives MLNKELLSGLYVLTDATLTPEETMLDQIERVLKCGVNVIQYRDKYASEEEAEKQCLRLQALCDYYEAIFIIDDRLELAHRINADGLHIGEDDVTYEEARALLGNEKIIGVSCYGNIERAQKYANLGADYVAFGSFFPSPTKPHAKVVEPEILKIAKEKLNVPICAIGGINEENITLLSRYNIEMYSLISAVYKDDAIEENLKKLHAKI, from the coding sequence ATGTTAAACAAAGAACTACTTTCTGGACTCTATGTCCTAACCGATGCAACGTTAACTCCAGAAGAGACAATGCTTGACCAAATCGAGCGTGTTTTAAAATGCGGTGTCAATGTCATTCAATACCGCGATAAATACGCAAGTGAGGAAGAGGCTGAAAAACAGTGTCTAAGACTTCAAGCGTTATGTGACTACTATGAGGCAATTTTTATCATTGATGATAGACTTGAACTTGCACATAGAATCAATGCCGATGGTTTGCATATCGGCGAAGATGATGTGACCTATGAAGAGGCACGCGCACTTTTAGGCAATGAAAAAATCATTGGAGTTTCCTGTTATGGAAACATTGAACGTGCCCAAAAATACGCTAATTTAGGTGCAGATTATGTGGCGTTTGGCTCATTCTTCCCATCTCCTACCAAACCGCATGCTAAAGTCGTTGAACCAGAAATACTCAAGATTGCAAAAGAAAAACTGAATGTACCTATTTGTGCTATTGGTGGCATTAATGAAGAAAACATAACGTTGCTTTCGCGTTACAACATTGAAATGTATTCACTTATCAGTGCCGTATATAAAGACGATGCCATTGAGGAAAATTTAAAAAAATTACACGCAAAAATCTAG
- a CDS encoding acyltransferase, whose product MVIEKFDVSITNASKGMALMLILWHHLFYEKPESGFIVFQTALLAKVCVGIYVVLSGYGLAESIKKKGLELGAFYKRRLLKLYMNYWLIALIFVPFGAWFMDRTLSSVYGEHVFQGFIIQMLGLHMFTWVSYGYNATWWFMSLIIVLYAIFPFVYTLTKKFHLWFLAFTAVLLFVPIPLVNDWIFPFSVGVYLSQKDGFVKMLIWFDKQGRWRFLTLAIFTAFVAWYRQNGWYFDSIRADTFFAILLILWTTELVVFSSWAKRAFEFVGIHSFNIFLFHTFIYYYYFPEFIYKFHNPVLIFAVLLGVCLLVSVGIESFKKKIGFDKLI is encoded by the coding sequence ATGGTTATAGAAAAGTTTGATGTCTCCATCACTAATGCAAGTAAAGGAATGGCATTGATGCTTATTTTGTGGCATCATCTTTTCTATGAGAAGCCAGAATCTGGTTTTATCGTTTTTCAAACAGCTCTTTTAGCCAAAGTATGTGTGGGTATCTATGTTGTGCTAAGCGGATACGGTTTAGCAGAATCGATAAAGAAAAAAGGGCTTGAATTAGGCGCATTTTATAAACGTCGTTTGCTCAAGTTATATATGAATTATTGGCTGATAGCACTTATTTTTGTTCCTTTTGGAGCATGGTTTATGGACAGAACGCTCTCTAGTGTCTATGGGGAGCACGTATTTCAAGGTTTTATCATTCAGATGTTAGGGCTTCATATGTTTACATGGGTCAGTTATGGCTACAATGCGACATGGTGGTTTATGAGCCTCATCATTGTTTTATATGCGATTTTCCCTTTTGTGTATACATTGACTAAAAAATTTCATCTTTGGTTTTTAGCGTTTACTGCGGTGCTTTTGTTTGTACCTATTCCACTCGTGAATGACTGGATATTTCCATTTTCTGTGGGTGTCTATCTTTCTCAAAAAGATGGCTTTGTCAAAATGCTCATTTGGTTTGACAAACAAGGGCGTTGGCGCTTTTTAACCTTGGCAATTTTTACGGCATTTGTAGCATGGTATCGTCAAAATGGTTGGTATTTTGACAGTATACGAGCCGATACTTTCTTTGCGATTTTACTCATTCTTTGGACAACAGAATTGGTTGTTTTTTCTTCATGGGCGAAGAGGGCATTTGAGTTCGTAGGAATTCATTCGTTCAATATCTTTTTATTCCACACATTCATTTACTATTACTATTTTCCTGAGTTTATCTACAAATTTCATAACCCTGTGTTGATTTTTGCAGTACTTTTAGGCGTGTGCTTGCTCGTTTCTGTAGGGATTGAGAGTTTTAAGAAGAAGATAGGATTTGATAAACTGATCTGA
- a CDS encoding ferritin family protein, with product MNVYEYAMKVEKDGEKYYRDLASKTEDPGVKSILTMLADEEVKHYVVFEKMSKNQIIPTQSSVDIFKNTKNIFEKMQKENQLPNFSQDQIEFYKNALRSEENSYKFYTEKALMLEEGEQKQAFLRIAEEERAHYVLLENVIEYISTPQTWVESAEFNHLSEKFVQKTTL from the coding sequence ATGAATGTCTATGAATATGCGATGAAAGTCGAAAAAGATGGAGAGAAATACTACCGCGATTTAGCATCCAAAACAGAGGATCCTGGTGTCAAGTCTATTTTGACAATGCTTGCCGATGAAGAGGTCAAACATTACGTTGTGTTTGAAAAAATGAGCAAAAATCAGATCATCCCTACACAATCCAGTGTTGATATTTTTAAGAACACTAAAAATATCTTTGAGAAAATGCAAAAAGAAAATCAACTCCCTAATTTCAGTCAAGATCAAATAGAGTTTTATAAAAATGCGCTACGTTCTGAAGAAAATAGCTACAAATTTTATACCGAAAAAGCACTAATGCTTGAAGAGGGAGAACAAAAACAGGCCTTTTTACGCATTGCAGAAGAAGAAAGAGCGCATTATGTTCTTTTGGAAAATGTGATTGAGTATATCTCAACCCCTCAAACTTGGGTAGAGAGTGCTGAGTTTAACCATTTAAGCGAGAAGTTTGTTCAAAAAACTACACTTTAA
- a CDS encoding ferritin family protein, with the protein MNIYEYAMKLEKDGERFYRELAEKIEDKGIKSIFIMLAEEEIKHYIIFEKMNKQQSFTTQHSTHLIKHTLALFRKMREENPHFSFSRSYIESFRSALRTEENSYKFYMEKGNMLEDGKQKEAFLRIAEEEREHMILLQNLLTFAMDPVTWIENHELKMPL; encoded by the coding sequence ATGAATATCTACGAATATGCGATGAAGCTTGAAAAAGATGGTGAACGTTTTTATCGCGAACTTGCTGAAAAAATCGAAGACAAAGGAATCAAAAGCATTTTTATCATGCTTGCAGAAGAAGAGATCAAGCACTATATTATTTTTGAGAAAATGAATAAACAGCAATCTTTTACGACACAACATTCAACACATTTAATCAAGCATACGCTTGCATTGTTTCGTAAAATGCGCGAAGAAAATCCTCATTTTTCTTTTTCTCGTTCTTATATAGAGTCATTTAGAAGTGCTCTTCGTACGGAAGAGAACAGCTACAAATTTTATATGGAAAAAGGTAATATGCTTGAAGATGGAAAACAAAAAGAGGCATTTTTACGTATTGCAGAAGAAGAAAGAGAACATATGATTTTGCTTCAAAATCTTCTGACATTTGCTATGGACCCTGTAACGTGGATTGAAAATCACGAACTCAAAATGCCTTTATAA
- a CDS encoding hemolysin III family protein, with the protein MIEEIWHSITHGIGLLLSVSALTLLCVFAGQSGDGAKIASALVFGLSLIVMYGASTLYHAIRIPNVKSILRQVDHSAIYVLIAGTYTPVSLLGIKGVVGWILFSIAWTIAAFGISLKIIYPQRFHKLSLALYALMGWMVVFAINPLIENLTLLPLSLLLAGGLTYTVGIIFYVWKSLAYSHTIWHFFVLGGSIFHFFVVLLLILESSV; encoded by the coding sequence TTGATCGAAGAGATTTGGCATAGCATTACTCATGGAATTGGACTTTTACTCAGTGTAAGCGCATTAACACTGCTGTGTGTTTTTGCGGGACAAAGTGGCGATGGTGCAAAAATCGCAAGCGCCCTCGTTTTTGGATTGTCGCTTATCGTCATGTATGGTGCATCGACACTGTATCATGCCATTCGCATTCCTAATGTAAAGTCCATTTTACGACAAGTCGACCATAGCGCAATTTATGTTCTTATCGCTGGTACATACACACCTGTGTCACTTTTGGGTATCAAAGGTGTTGTGGGATGGATACTTTTTAGCATTGCATGGACAATCGCCGCTTTTGGAATTAGTCTTAAGATTATCTATCCACAACGCTTTCATAAGCTCTCTTTAGCCTTATACGCCTTAATGGGATGGATGGTTGTTTTTGCTATCAATCCATTGATTGAAAATCTGACATTATTGCCATTATCTTTGCTTTTAGCTGGAGGATTGACCTACACGGTAGGAATCATCTTTTATGTTTGGAAAAGCCTTGCGTACAGTCATACCATTTGGCATTTTTTCGTCTTAGGCGGTTCTATTTTCCACTTTTTTGTCGTTTTATTACTGATTTTGGAGAGTTCTGTTTAG
- a CDS encoding LysE family translocator, with the protein MLEFQTIVMFVTASTLLALAPGPDILFVLTQSMAKGSRSGIVIALGLCSGLIFHTTAVALGVAVIFQTSAVAFTILKFVGAAYLLYLAFMAFKDASKSKLESDKTPISLKALYRRGIFMNITNPKVSIFFLAFLPQFTNPEIGNVTGQIFLLGALFMLSAFTVFTLVSLLAGRVGAWFSKTQNGEKILNRVAGTVFAALAIKLALASR; encoded by the coding sequence ATGCTCGAATTTCAAACGATTGTGATGTTTGTGACCGCTTCAACGCTTTTGGCACTTGCCCCTGGTCCTGATATCCTTTTTGTCTTAACCCAATCTATGGCAAAAGGTAGCCGTTCAGGTATCGTGATTGCTCTTGGATTATGCAGTGGACTCATTTTTCATACAACAGCTGTTGCACTGGGTGTTGCTGTCATTTTTCAGACGTCAGCGGTAGCATTTACCATCTTAAAATTTGTAGGAGCAGCCTACCTTTTATACCTTGCTTTCATGGCATTCAAAGATGCGAGTAAGAGTAAATTAGAGAGCGATAAAACACCTATTAGCCTCAAAGCGCTTTACAGACGCGGTATTTTTATGAACATTACCAATCCTAAAGTATCTATCTTCTTTTTGGCTTTTCTGCCTCAATTCACCAATCCCGAAATAGGAAATGTTACAGGACAGATTTTTCTTTTAGGCGCATTGTTTATGCTAAGTGCGTTTACTGTTTTTACACTTGTCTCTTTGTTGGCTGGTCGTGTCGGTGCGTGGTTTTCTAAAACACAAAATGGTGAAAAAATTCTCAACCGTGTTGCGGGAACTGTTTTTGCGGCTTTAGCCATTAAATTAGCCCTCGCATCACGATAG
- a CDS encoding (Fe-S)-binding protein yields MKIGLFIPCFMNELYPEASMATLKVLENLGLDVEYPLEQTCCGQAQANTGCAKEAGVLAERFFKIFKDYDYIVAPSGSCVSMVRHNYAQFLEGRDGFERMRSHTYELVEFLHDVIKPTSMNATFKHKVGIHNSCHAHRELGMASMSEKNVPEFSKIKNLLDKVEGISYSELTRKDECCGFGGTFAITEEAMSVAMGRARLQDHLDAGSEYITGVDMSCLMHMQGVIDREKLPLKTIYIAQILAGDVK; encoded by the coding sequence ATGAAAATAGGTCTTTTTATCCCCTGTTTTATGAATGAGTTATATCCTGAAGCCTCTATGGCAACGCTTAAAGTGCTAGAGAATTTAGGATTGGATGTGGAGTATCCACTAGAGCAAACCTGTTGTGGACAAGCACAAGCCAATACGGGCTGTGCTAAAGAAGCAGGTGTTTTAGCTGAACGTTTCTTCAAAATCTTTAAAGATTATGATTATATCGTTGCTCCGAGTGGAAGCTGCGTAAGTATGGTACGTCACAATTATGCACAATTTTTAGAGGGCCGTGATGGTTTTGAGCGTATGCGAAGTCATACCTATGAGCTTGTCGAATTTTTGCATGATGTGATCAAACCAACCTCTATGAATGCTACATTTAAACACAAAGTTGGAATTCATAACAGCTGTCATGCTCATAGAGAACTTGGTATGGCAAGTATGAGTGAGAAAAATGTACCCGAATTTTCAAAAATCAAAAATTTACTGGACAAAGTAGAAGGCATTAGTTACTCTGAACTCACGCGCAAAGATGAATGTTGTGGTTTTGGCGGAACATTTGCCATTACAGAAGAAGCAATGAGTGTAGCGATGGGACGAGCGCGCTTGCAAGACCATCTTGATGCAGGCAGTGAATACATCACCGGTGTTGATATGTCATGCTTGATGCATATGC